A region from the Trueperaceae bacterium genome encodes:
- a CDS encoding Gfo/Idh/MocA family oxidoreductase gives MTKNPAPVRLGMVGGGTGAFIGAVHRMAARLDGRFELVAGALSSTPERSLASGAEFGLRRAYGTWEEMLGAENALDPAERIEAVSIVTPNHMHYPVARAFVEAGFNVICDKPMTVDSAQARALEAAVAASGVVFGVTYNYTGYPLVKEARRLVASGALGELRKVVIEYHQGWLATRLEEDGNKQAAWRANPALAGTGGAIGDIGSHAENLAASVTGLHVEELCADLTPVVPGRRLDDDANVLLRFTGGVKGVLVASQVAIGAENDLRLTVNGSRGSLHWRQEDPNRLVVHLLNAPTQVLTRAGGPYLGAAAAAATRIPSGHPEGFIEAFAEVYRNVAEAIRLRERSADTGAPSSGGASPSDAGLSSAVPDYPSVSDGARGVAFIEAAVASQAGGSVWVKVGRGA, from the coding sequence ATGACCAAGAACCCCGCACCCGTACGCCTCGGCATGGTCGGCGGCGGAACGGGCGCCTTCATCGGCGCGGTGCACCGCATGGCGGCTCGGCTGGACGGACGCTTCGAGCTCGTGGCGGGCGCCCTCTCGAGCACGCCGGAGCGGTCGCTCGCGAGTGGTGCCGAGTTCGGCCTGCGGCGCGCCTACGGCACGTGGGAGGAGATGCTCGGGGCCGAGAACGCGCTCGACCCCGCCGAGCGCATCGAGGCCGTCAGCATCGTCACCCCGAACCACATGCACTACCCGGTCGCGCGCGCGTTCGTGGAGGCGGGCTTCAACGTCATCTGCGACAAGCCGATGACGGTGGACTCGGCCCAGGCGCGCGCCCTGGAGGCCGCGGTCGCGGCGAGCGGCGTCGTGTTCGGCGTCACCTACAACTACACGGGCTACCCGCTGGTGAAGGAGGCGCGCCGCCTCGTCGCTTCGGGTGCGCTCGGTGAGCTGCGGAAGGTCGTCATCGAGTACCACCAGGGCTGGCTGGCCACGCGCCTGGAGGAGGACGGCAACAAACAGGCGGCGTGGCGCGCGAACCCCGCGCTGGCCGGCACGGGCGGCGCCATCGGCGACATCGGGAGCCACGCTGAGAACCTGGCTGCCTCGGTCACGGGCCTACACGTGGAGGAGCTCTGCGCCGACCTGACCCCCGTGGTGCCGGGCAGGCGGCTCGACGACGACGCGAACGTGCTCCTGCGCTTCACGGGCGGCGTGAAGGGCGTGCTGGTGGCGTCACAGGTCGCCATCGGTGCCGAGAACGACCTGCGCCTCACGGTGAACGGCAGCCGCGGCAGCCTGCACTGGCGCCAGGAGGACCCGAACCGCCTGGTCGTCCACCTGCTGAACGCGCCGACGCAGGTGCTCACCCGGGCGGGCGGGCCGTACCTCGGCGCCGCCGCGGCTGCCGCCACGCGCATCCCGTCCGGCCACCCGGAAGGGTTCATCGAGGCGTTCGCCGAGGTCTATCGGAACGTGGCGGAGGCGATAAGGCTGCGTGAGCGCTCGGCGGACACCGGTGCGCCAAGCTCGGGCGGTGCGAGCCCAAGCGACGCAGGCCTAAGCAGCGCGGTGCCGGACTACCCGAGCGTGAGCGACGGCGCCCGCGGCGTGGCGTTCATCGAGGCGGCTGTGGCGTCGCAGGCTGGGGGGTCTGTCTGGGTGAAGGTCGGTCGCGGCGCCTGA
- a CDS encoding SBBP repeat-containing protein, whose product MIALTAALAAAVVFAQAPVPAIGPGSTVAAVALRADGAIIVAGTTQGSQGGQSSQGGLDAFIAWLTPEGLLERVLQFGTSGDERVGSLILDEQGNIYVTGDTNMQLSFAVGTGAQFVVKFTPEGQLLWAKNFGGNESYSPPVIALDGAGDVIVAGSQPSGRTKSYGRLGQQPFYEAYLAVLTLDGELIDDHVFTVDETQAPTEALPLSDGSLVILGLQSLELLAAMARSHTVSLPA is encoded by the coding sequence TTGATCGCTCTTACTGCGGCCCTGGCTGCTGCCGTGGTGTTCGCTCAGGCACCGGTTCCTGCGATCGGTCCTGGTTCTACCGTCGCGGCGGTGGCGCTGCGTGCGGATGGAGCCATCATCGTTGCCGGCACGACGCAGGGCAGCCAAGGGGGGCAGTCCAGCCAGGGTGGCTTGGATGCCTTCATCGCGTGGCTGACGCCTGAGGGGCTTCTGGAGCGCGTCTTGCAGTTCGGGACGTCTGGTGATGAGCGTGTCGGTTCGCTCATCCTCGATGAGCAGGGGAATATCTATGTGACGGGCGACACCAATATGCAACTCTCGTTCGCCGTCGGTACCGGCGCACAGTTCGTCGTAAAGTTCACGCCCGAAGGCCAACTCCTGTGGGCAAAGAACTTTGGTGGCAACGAGTCGTATTCACCGCCGGTCATTGCGTTGGACGGCGCAGGTGATGTCATCGTCGCCGGTTCACAACCGAGCGGCAGGACGAAGTCCTATGGGAGGCTGGGGCAACAGCCGTTCTACGAGGCGTACTTGGCCGTTCTCACGCTGGACGGAGAGTTGATTGATGACCATGTCTTCACAGTAGATGAAACCCAGGCGCCCACGGAAGCCTTGCCGTTGTCAGACGGAAGCTTAGTGATCTTGGGGCTGCAGTCTCTCGAGCTCTTGGCGGCGATGGCCCGGAGTCACACGGTTTCGCTGCCCGCATGA
- a CDS encoding ComEC/Rec2 family competence protein, translating to MTGTFVPWPLPLAVGAVLGVVVTAPLGPGATWVVVAGLAAAGTLAWRRCGWRWPHVVAHAGIVGLAPFLPVVALAAAVGAARMQAWQAGPSERQRAVLAAEYAGAEHEWRGRSDGEFLSTTAPVAARLAIVMPRGAAVPVGDVMLVGTAEPAPGKRNPGGFDYASHLARRGVAGQLFVRGAVAPTDSTFRLIDRLAAGVGAGLPEPAAGLMLALTLGKREDLGGLRETFGAAGMAHLLALSGLHVGILLLALGRSLSRLPTARLPVLAAATLGFVLLVGPSPSVVRAATMSLAALAATALGSGRAHAWATLGLAALLGTLSAPQMVLDLGFQLSYLAVAGMLVFLPPWTKALTGPGLGGRSLGGGAPTRSRGRLARLGGALVNGGLVSVAAQLPTLSLVAGTFGGVPVASPLVNVVAVPLAGLLVPLGFLAAAAGLVATPLAALVNHVTGPLAGALIGAAELGARLPFAVWGEIGSVGHVAWVGACVGMAAWAHGRLRAAQALAVVLLCGGATVALTPRHGVPDVWFLDVGQGDAALIRLPGGTGVLVDGGGTPFSDYDVGKRVVLPALRALGVRRLDAVVSTHPDADHLEGLLTVLGAMPVGLLVAGPPVPDNALDVALRELAAARNVEVHEAWRGERLVVGRAGRVVLDVLNPARGPDPPAGNDASVALVLRLDGVARAVFLGDIGVAVEPELPVPPVDVLMVGHHGSRGSTGEGLVRAASPSLAVISVGRNSYGHPTAEVVDRLAAHGVTVLTTQERGAVRVGLRGSTTWSTMVGP from the coding sequence GTGACGGGTACGTTCGTGCCGTGGCCGCTCCCGCTCGCCGTCGGGGCGGTGCTCGGGGTGGTCGTTACCGCGCCGCTCGGCCCTGGGGCCACGTGGGTGGTGGTCGCGGGGCTGGCGGCGGCCGGCACGCTTGCCTGGCGAAGGTGCGGTTGGCGCTGGCCGCACGTGGTGGCGCATGCCGGGATCGTCGGCCTCGCGCCGTTCTTACCCGTCGTGGCGCTAGCCGCCGCCGTCGGTGCCGCCCGCATGCAGGCCTGGCAGGCGGGGCCGAGCGAGCGCCAGCGGGCCGTGCTCGCCGCGGAGTACGCCGGCGCTGAGCACGAGTGGCGGGGGCGGTCAGACGGCGAGTTCCTGAGCACCACGGCGCCCGTCGCGGCTCGGCTCGCCATCGTCATGCCGCGCGGCGCGGCGGTGCCGGTCGGCGACGTCATGCTCGTCGGCACGGCCGAGCCCGCGCCCGGCAAGCGGAACCCGGGCGGCTTCGACTACGCCTCACACCTCGCCAGGCGCGGCGTGGCCGGGCAGCTCTTCGTGCGCGGAGCGGTCGCTCCGACCGACAGCACGTTCCGCCTGATCGACCGCCTGGCCGCCGGGGTCGGTGCCGGCCTGCCGGAGCCGGCGGCGGGGCTGATGCTCGCGCTGACCCTCGGGAAGCGCGAAGACCTCGGGGGCCTGCGCGAGACGTTCGGGGCCGCCGGTATGGCCCACCTGCTGGCGCTCTCCGGCCTCCACGTCGGCATTCTGCTGCTCGCCCTCGGCAGGTCGTTGAGCCGCCTGCCCACCGCGCGGTTGCCCGTGCTGGCAGCGGCCACCCTCGGGTTCGTCCTCCTCGTCGGCCCCAGCCCGAGCGTGGTGCGCGCGGCCACTATGTCGCTCGCCGCGCTGGCCGCCACCGCGCTCGGGAGCGGGCGGGCGCACGCCTGGGCCACGCTCGGCCTCGCCGCGCTACTAGGCACCTTGAGCGCTCCCCAGATGGTCCTCGACCTCGGCTTCCAGCTCTCCTACCTGGCCGTGGCGGGCATGCTCGTCTTCTTGCCGCCCTGGACCAAGGCGCTGACCGGCCCGGGGCTGGGCGGCCGTTCGCTTGGCGGCGGGGCTCCCACGAGATCGCGCGGCCGGCTCGCGCGGCTGGGCGGCGCCCTCGTGAACGGCGGCCTGGTGAGCGTGGCGGCGCAGTTGCCGACGCTCTCCCTCGTGGCGGGCACGTTCGGCGGCGTGCCGGTGGCGTCGCCGCTCGTGAACGTCGTCGCCGTGCCACTAGCGGGCCTGCTCGTGCCGCTCGGCTTCCTGGCCGCCGCCGCTGGGCTCGTCGCCACGCCGCTGGCGGCGCTCGTGAACCACGTCACCGGTCCGTTGGCGGGAGCCCTCATCGGCGCAGCCGAGCTCGGCGCGCGCCTGCCGTTCGCGGTGTGGGGCGAGATCGGGTCGGTGGGGCACGTCGCGTGGGTGGGCGCATGCGTCGGCATGGCCGCGTGGGCGCACGGGCGGTTGCGGGCGGCTCAGGCGCTCGCCGTGGTCCTCCTGTGCGGCGGCGCCACCGTGGCCCTGACCCCGCGCCACGGCGTGCCGGACGTCTGGTTCCTAGACGTCGGGCAGGGCGATGCCGCGCTCATCCGCCTGCCCGGCGGCACGGGCGTGCTCGTAGACGGTGGGGGCACCCCGTTCTCCGACTACGACGTCGGCAAGCGCGTGGTGCTGCCGGCGTTGCGCGCCCTGGGCGTGCGGCGGCTCGACGCCGTCGTCTCCACCCACCCGGACGCCGACCACCTGGAGGGGCTCCTCACCGTCCTCGGCGCCATGCCCGTCGGCCTGCTCGTGGCCGGGCCGCCCGTACCCGATAACGCTTTGGATGTGGCGCTGCGCGAGCTGGCGGCCGCGCGCAACGTCGAGGTCCACGAGGCGTGGCGCGGTGAGCGCCTGGTCGTCGGCCGCGCCGGCCGTGTAGTCCTCGACGTCCTCAACCCGGCCCGCGGCCCCGATCCGCCCGCCGGCAACGACGCCTCCGTGGCGCTCGTGCTGCGCCTGGACGGCGTCGCCAGGGCCGTGTTCCTGGGAGACATCGGCGTGGCCGTGGAGCCGGAACTGCCCGTGCCGCCCGTCGACGTGCTGATGGTGGGCCACCACGGTTCTCGAGGCAGCACCGGCGAGGGGCTCGTGCGGGCGGCGAGCCCCTCGCTCGCCGTCATCTCCGTCGGCAGGAACTCGTACGGTCATCCGACGGCCGAGGTCGTGGACCGCCTCGCGGCCCACGGCGTGACGGTGCTGACCACCCAGGAGCGCGGCGCCGTGCGCGTCGGGCTGCGCGGCAGCACGACGTGGTCGACGATGGTGGGGCCGTGA
- a CDS encoding superoxide dismutase translates to MAFKLPDLPYATDALEPNIDARTMEIHHDKHHAAYTNNLNAAIEKHPELADKSAEDLVKNLAQVPDDIRTAVQNNGGGYLNHNLFWEIMGPKGGGEPSGALASEIEKAFGSFSAFQEKFAAAAAGRFGSGWAWLVVGKDGALKVYSTANQDSPLMQGDTPVLGLDVWEHAYYLNYQNRRPDYIKAFWNVVDWGAVGKKLAAAR, encoded by the coding sequence ATGGCCTTCAAGCTTCCCGACCTGCCGTACGCCACCGACGCTCTCGAGCCGAACATCGACGCACGCACGATGGAGATCCACCACGACAAGCACCACGCGGCCTACACGAACAACCTGAACGCCGCCATCGAGAAGCACCCGGAGCTCGCCGACAAGAGCGCCGAGGACCTCGTCAAGAACCTCGCCCAGGTGCCGGACGACATCCGGACGGCCGTGCAGAACAACGGCGGCGGGTACCTCAACCACAACCTGTTCTGGGAGATCATGGGCCCGAAGGGCGGCGGCGAGCCAAGCGGCGCCCTGGCCAGCGAGATCGAGAAGGCGTTCGGCTCGTTCTCGGCCTTCCAGGAGAAGTTCGCCGCCGCCGCGGCCGGGCGCTTCGGCTCCGGCTGGGCCTGGCTGGTCGTCGGCAAGGACGGCGCCCTGAAGGTCTACTCGACGGCCAATCAGGACTCGCCCCTCATGCAAGGCGACACGCCCGTGCTCGGCCTCGACGTCTGGGAGCACGCCTACTACCTCAACTACCAGAACCGGCGCCCCGACTACATCAAGGCGTTCTGGAACGTCGTCGACTGGGGAGCGGTAGGCAAGAAGCTCGCGGCTGCGCGCTGA
- a CDS encoding DsbA family protein: MNSQRLTLLTIVVAVLVVLAAVIVPRLTSSSAAPVATIDYASQPRAGSADAPVKVAVFIDFLCPHCAEFSENIAPQLLRDFADTGKAAFYYLNFPVIDPAVRSRYMAVLGECVYQQSNEAFVTLEPILMRAQNDIARNTSRALDLAIQYAPQLAADQLRQCVSGSETARDVTADEAAARQANLTGTPSVLVNGVLVSNPTVANISRAIENALQ; this comes from the coding sequence ATGAACTCTCAACGTCTGACGTTGCTGACGATCGTCGTGGCCGTGCTCGTGGTGCTAGCCGCCGTAATCGTTCCGCGCCTGACCTCGTCGTCGGCCGCGCCCGTCGCCACCATCGACTACGCCTCGCAGCCGCGCGCAGGCAGCGCGGACGCGCCGGTCAAGGTCGCGGTCTTCATCGACTTCCTCTGCCCGCACTGCGCCGAGTTCAGCGAGAACATCGCCCCGCAGCTGTTGCGGGATTTCGCAGACACCGGTAAGGCCGCCTTCTACTACCTGAACTTCCCCGTGATCGACCCGGCCGTACGCTCCCGTTACATGGCCGTCCTCGGCGAGTGCGTCTACCAGCAGAGCAACGAGGCCTTCGTGACCCTCGAGCCCATCCTCATGCGCGCGCAGAACGACATCGCCCGCAACACGAGCCGTGCCCTAGACCTCGCCATCCAGTACGCGCCGCAGCTCGCCGCCGACCAGCTCCGCCAGTGCGTCAGCGGCAGCGAGACGGCGCGCGATGTCACGGCCGACGAGGCCGCGGCCCGCCAGGCCAACCTCACCGGCACGCCCTCCGTGCTCGTGAACGGCGTGCTCGTGTCCAACCCCACCGTGGCCAACATCAGCCGCGCCATCGAGAACGCCCTCCAGTGA
- the holA gene encoding DNA polymerase III subunit delta, which translates to MISSFTGDPFLARRAARAAILEAGLDPAGVTELGEGMSAQTVLELASQGGLFAQAALLLDFDAAFQGQAGVKPRNEVMRALESVGDGAVVFVLDPSATPARQKALKALGKQTHLALPRGDQLARWVGNELKAADVAFEPAVATYLAETFGDDAANIVSEIQKLAALDEKIGLERAKAVVNVMATYSAFDLIERVAKGDVAGSLSIARSLVEGGEAVPRVFGALTWQFMLVAKAAGLLERSGGKRVSGAQAAGELGAAPYAAEKALRLAAGLDEGAVRECLGGLLAADVAAKSGGSPELALEAAVIDLAQRWRGGLGARR; encoded by the coding sequence ATGATCAGCTCGTTCACCGGCGACCCGTTCCTGGCGCGCCGCGCCGCGCGTGCGGCGATCCTCGAGGCCGGCCTCGACCCCGCCGGGGTTACGGAGCTGGGCGAGGGCATGAGCGCTCAGACCGTGCTCGAGCTCGCTAGTCAGGGCGGCCTGTTCGCGCAGGCGGCGCTGTTACTCGACTTCGACGCGGCCTTCCAGGGCCAGGCCGGGGTGAAGCCTCGCAACGAGGTCATGAGGGCGCTCGAGTCCGTCGGCGACGGCGCGGTGGTGTTCGTGCTCGACCCGAGCGCCACCCCGGCCCGGCAGAAGGCCCTGAAGGCACTCGGCAAGCAGACGCACCTCGCCCTGCCACGCGGCGACCAGCTCGCGCGGTGGGTGGGGAACGAGCTGAAGGCGGCCGACGTCGCCTTCGAGCCCGCCGTGGCCACCTACCTGGCGGAGACGTTCGGGGACGACGCGGCCAACATCGTCTCCGAGATCCAGAAGCTCGCGGCGCTGGACGAGAAGATCGGCCTGGAGCGGGCGAAGGCGGTCGTGAACGTCATGGCGACGTACTCGGCCTTCGACCTCATCGAGCGCGTCGCCAAGGGCGACGTGGCCGGCAGCCTGAGCATCGCTCGGAGCCTGGTCGAGGGGGGAGAGGCCGTGCCGCGCGTGTTCGGCGCCCTCACGTGGCAGTTCATGCTCGTCGCCAAGGCGGCCGGGCTGCTGGAGCGCAGCGGAGGCAAGCGCGTGAGCGGGGCGCAGGCGGCCGGCGAGCTCGGTGCGGCGCCTTACGCGGCCGAGAAGGCCCTGCGCCTGGCGGCCGGTCTGGACGAGGGAGCCGTGCGTGAGTGCCTGGGCGGGCTCCTCGCCGCGGACGTGGCCGCCAAGTCGGGCGGCTCTCCCGAGCTGGCGTTGGAGGCGGCCGTGATCGATCTCGCGCAGAGGTGGCGGGGTGGGTTGGGTGCGCGTAGGTGA
- the meaB gene encoding methylmalonyl Co-A mutase-associated GTPase MeaB, translating to MEPLLERLLAGNERAVARAITLVESDDPRGRELLKRARPRTGRAAVVGITGSPGSGKSTLTDGLIAAARAAGRKVGVVAIDPTSPFSGGAILGDRIRMTRWHSDSGVFIRSMATRGHLGGLAAATLQAVALLDAAGFDTVFIETVGVGQSEVEIVTAADTTVVVLTPGQGDAVQAFKAGIMEIADVFCVNKYDHPGGDRLRREIRAAQELGEHGEWLAPVATTVASKGEGVDDLMRLVDEHRAYLVASGGLEAARRRRVRSEVRSALGERLRRQLVDGEEEAVDAVLAGRLSPEEVVDDLLRDVLFRSP from the coding sequence ATGGAACCGCTATTGGAGCGCCTCCTGGCCGGCAACGAACGGGCCGTAGCTCGCGCCATCACCCTGGTCGAATCTGACGACCCGCGCGGCCGCGAACTGCTCAAGCGCGCGCGGCCGCGCACGGGCCGGGCGGCCGTCGTCGGCATCACCGGCTCGCCCGGTAGCGGCAAGAGCACGTTGACGGACGGCCTAATCGCGGCGGCTCGTGCGGCGGGGCGCAAGGTGGGCGTCGTGGCCATCGATCCGACGTCGCCGTTCAGCGGCGGCGCCATCCTGGGCGACCGCATCCGCATGACGCGCTGGCACTCGGACTCCGGGGTGTTCATCCGCTCGATGGCGACGCGCGGTCACCTCGGCGGCCTCGCCGCGGCCACCCTGCAGGCCGTTGCCCTCCTCGACGCCGCGGGGTTCGACACGGTGTTCATCGAGACGGTCGGCGTCGGCCAGTCCGAGGTGGAGATCGTGACGGCGGCCGACACCACCGTCGTGGTGCTGACACCCGGCCAGGGCGACGCCGTGCAGGCGTTCAAGGCCGGCATCATGGAGATCGCCGACGTGTTCTGCGTCAACAAGTACGACCACCCCGGCGGCGACCGGTTGCGCAGGGAGATCCGGGCCGCGCAGGAGCTCGGCGAGCACGGCGAGTGGCTGGCGCCGGTGGCCACCACCGTCGCGTCGAAAGGCGAGGGCGTCGATGACCTCATGCGCCTGGTGGACGAGCACCGCGCCTACCTGGTCGCGAGCGGCGGGCTCGAGGCCGCGCGCAGGCGCAGGGTGCGCTCCGAGGTGAGGTCCGCGCTAGGGGAGAGGCTGCGCCGCCAGCTCGTGGACGGCGAGGAAGAGGCCGTCGACGCCGTCCTGGCGGGCCGCCTCTCACCCGAGGAGGTCGTGGACGACCTGCTGCGCGATGTCCTCTTCCGCTCACCCTGA
- a CDS encoding serine/threonine protein kinase, which translates to MLLTVRVLSEQGPVRVELARWEDRLVVVKRLLGTHPVASQRLEREAAVVGRLRHENIVPLLGISGDASLIYAYCPGVSLEAALERGPLRPRRAMKIARDVLSALAYAHAEGVLHLDVKPANILVKGETALLTDFGFAKDLGLTAITTQDMLLGTPSFMAPEQFKGVRTDHRSDLYATGAVIYHMLTGAPPFGGQVVRWLAGDDRVPLDPLPESVAQYEPIVAKALARDPDERYSCAEEFLAALEDVALAAT; encoded by the coding sequence GTGTTGCTGACGGTTCGTGTGCTATCGGAGCAGGGTCCCGTGCGGGTCGAGCTCGCACGCTGGGAGGACCGGCTCGTGGTCGTGAAGCGCCTCCTCGGCACCCACCCCGTCGCCAGCCAGCGCCTCGAGCGCGAGGCGGCCGTGGTCGGCAGGCTCCGCCACGAGAACATCGTTCCCCTGCTCGGCATCTCCGGCGACGCATCGCTCATCTACGCCTACTGCCCGGGCGTGTCGCTCGAAGCCGCGCTCGAGCGCGGGCCGCTGCGGCCGCGCCGGGCCATGAAGATCGCGCGGGACGTCCTGAGTGCGCTGGCCTACGCCCACGCCGAGGGCGTCCTGCACCTGGACGTGAAGCCGGCCAACATCCTGGTGAAGGGCGAGACGGCCCTCCTCACGGACTTCGGCTTCGCCAAGGACCTGGGCCTCACGGCCATCACCACGCAGGACATGCTGCTGGGCACACCGAGCTTCATGGCGCCCGAGCAGTTCAAGGGCGTGCGCACGGACCACCGCTCCGACCTGTACGCCACGGGCGCTGTCATCTACCACATGCTCACGGGGGCCCCGCCGTTCGGCGGTCAGGTCGTGCGCTGGCTCGCCGGCGACGACCGGGTGCCGCTCGACCCGCTCCCCGAGTCGGTCGCGCAGTACGAGCCCATCGTGGCGAAGGCGCTTGCCCGCGACCCGGACGAGCGCTACTCCTGCGCCGAGGAGTTCCTGGCCGCGCTCGAGGACGTCGCCTTGGCCGCGACGTAA
- a CDS encoding ComEA family DNA-binding protein → MRVLRRDPLARILALACLGLALAVGLGTFARRPVAPRVVRPPITVSVSGEVVRPGSYEVEFGARVEELLRLAGGFLPTAARALVQLAAPLTDGQAVVVPALAAPGGSARVSLNSADAAQLETLPGVGPATSRRIIEHRPYARVDDLLRVPGIGPKKLERLRPLVTL, encoded by the coding sequence ATGCGCGTCCTGCGCCGCGACCCACTTGCCCGCATCCTGGCCCTCGCCTGCCTCGGCCTGGCGCTGGCCGTCGGCCTGGGCACGTTCGCCCGCCGTCCGGTCGCGCCGCGGGTGGTGAGGCCGCCCATCACGGTCTCCGTGTCCGGCGAGGTCGTGCGGCCGGGCAGCTACGAGGTCGAGTTCGGCGCGCGCGTCGAGGAGCTGCTGCGGCTCGCCGGCGGCTTCCTGCCGACCGCGGCGCGCGCGCTCGTCCAGCTCGCGGCGCCGCTGACGGACGGCCAGGCCGTAGTGGTGCCGGCGCTTGCGGCACCGGGCGGGTCCGCGCGCGTCTCGCTCAACTCGGCCGACGCCGCCCAGCTCGAGACTCTGCCGGGCGTCGGCCCGGCCACGTCGCGGCGCATCATCGAGCACCGGCCCTACGCGCGGGTCGACGACCTGCTGCGCGTCCCTGGCATCGGGCCGAAGAAGCTGGAGCGCCTCAGGCCGTTGGTGACGTTGTGA
- a CDS encoding YhdH/YhfP family quinone oxidoreductase, with amino-acid sequence MAAFVPPATYRALRVSLEDGAARRAVLDVPWSVLPDHDVTVRVSHSSLNYKDALSASGNRGVTRDYPHTPGIDAAGTVVASRDPRFAEGDAVVCTGFDLGMGTAGGLAKYVRVPGDWLVRRPAALSARDAMALGTAGLTAALAVDRMAAAGATADLGPAVVTGASGGVGSLAVALLAGAGYEVVASTGKAAAAELLGRLGAARTLPRAELATESQRPLLSAQYAGGVDTVGGATLANLLKSTAIGGAVAACGLVGGSDVPLTAFPFILRGVALLGVDSQHAPMAVREAVWERLATDARLLGLVQDAELVRETGLDALEEPFAALLAGGVTGRIVVRL; translated from the coding sequence ATGGCCGCCTTCGTTCCCCCCGCCACCTACCGCGCGCTGCGCGTGAGCCTGGAGGACGGCGCGGCCCGGCGCGCGGTGCTCGACGTGCCGTGGTCCGTGCTGCCCGACCACGACGTCACGGTGCGCGTCAGCCACTCGAGCCTCAACTACAAGGACGCCCTCTCCGCCAGCGGCAACCGCGGCGTGACGCGCGACTACCCGCACACGCCGGGGATCGACGCCGCCGGCACCGTCGTCGCGTCGCGCGACCCGCGCTTCGCCGAGGGCGACGCCGTGGTGTGCACGGGCTTCGACCTCGGCATGGGCACGGCCGGCGGGCTCGCGAAGTACGTGCGCGTGCCCGGCGACTGGCTCGTGCGCCGGCCTGCCGCCCTGAGCGCGCGCGACGCGATGGCGCTCGGGACCGCCGGCCTCACGGCCGCGCTCGCCGTTGACCGGATGGCGGCGGCCGGAGCGACGGCGGACCTCGGTCCGGCCGTGGTGACTGGCGCCTCCGGTGGGGTCGGCAGCCTGGCCGTCGCGCTGCTCGCCGGCGCCGGTTACGAGGTCGTGGCCAGCACGGGGAAGGCTGCTGCTGCCGAGCTGCTCGGGCGCCTCGGCGCGGCGCGTACGCTCCCTCGGGCGGAGCTCGCGACCGAGTCGCAGCGGCCGCTCCTCTCGGCCCAGTACGCGGGTGGGGTCGACACGGTCGGCGGAGCCACCCTCGCCAACCTCCTCAAGAGCACCGCGATCGGTGGCGCCGTCGCGGCCTGCGGCCTGGTCGGCGGGTCCGACGTGCCCCTGACGGCGTTCCCGTTCATCCTGCGGGGCGTCGCGCTCCTCGGCGTCGACTCGCAGCACGCGCCCATGGCCGTGCGCGAGGCGGTGTGGGAGCGGCTCGCCACGGACGCGCGGCTGCTCGGCCTCGTTCAGGACGCGGAACTCGTGCGGGAGACCGGGCTGGACGCCCTCGAGGAGCCGTTCGCCGCGTTGCTCGCGGGCGGCGTGACGGGCAGGATCGTCGTGCGGCTGTAA
- the coaD gene encoding pantetheine-phosphate adenylyltransferase: protein MIHAVYPGSFDPLHNGHVDLIRRAARIYEKLTIAVLHNEAKANALFDTNERVEIIREVVEGMEGVTVDSFDGLLADYTRKIGATVIVKGLRAISDFEYELQMAHLNRQLNPNAETTFIMTATRWSYVSSTRVKELARYGADVAKLVPRATLRRLHEKLPH from the coding sequence ATGATCCATGCCGTCTACCCCGGTAGCTTCGATCCGTTGCACAACGGCCACGTCGACCTCATCCGCCGTGCCGCGCGCATCTACGAGAAGTTGACGATCGCCGTGCTGCACAACGAGGCCAAGGCGAACGCGCTCTTCGACACGAACGAGCGCGTCGAGATCATCCGCGAGGTGGTCGAGGGCATGGAGGGCGTGACGGTCGATTCGTTCGACGGCCTGCTCGCCGACTACACGCGCAAGATCGGTGCCACGGTCATCGTCAAGGGCCTGCGCGCCATCTCCGACTTCGAGTACGAGCTGCAGATGGCGCACCTCAACCGCCAGCTCAACCCGAACGCCGAGACCACGTTCATCATGACGGCCACGCGCTGGTCGTACGTGTCCAGCACGCGCGTGAAGGAGCTCGCGCGCTACGGCGCCGACGTCGCGAAGCTCGTGCCGCGCGCCACGTTGCGCCGCCTGCACGAGAAGCTGCCCCACTAG